A window of the Zeugodacus cucurbitae isolate PBARC_wt_2022May chromosome 4, idZeuCucr1.2, whole genome shotgun sequence genome harbors these coding sequences:
- the LOC105209271 gene encoding major facilitator superfamily domain-containing protein 8 isoform X2, protein MGLIVAANPLGQMIFSPLFGWWSNRIGSIRLPLLCSLVLFTFASGLYSSLEMRPDNVRFWMLISRFLIGVSSANIAVCRSYLSAATRLSERTKAVSMVSLAQVLGFIVGPGLQTAVTPLGNEGYTFLWGSLVFNMYTACGWINVFMSIGNFIMFLPGLFEEHKIAAREIMIKQGKSSERETWKAIKPDYVSAWTLIMAFFVLVFNFVLLETLGTSLTMDQFAWSDHEALYYMGILMAVGAIVALVTFIAINPLCKIFPEHYVLIWGGFSLMVLGRVLYIPWGDGPPVIAEVYNVTIPLTGNATMDLEPSNAVFLGCPKTQPWCELTPALTLTQFIIGYAFTSIGYPIGVTLIQTIFSKVLGPRPQGVWMGLMTGAGCLSRVLGPVFVGVIYTRYGTYWTFGITSVMMFVAMIWLLVEKKRLIPPTFDNNMGAELQTMSTNKVPLQLEETDYKIVPQIDDEAPALVENEDELDTALNTALCSRRNSITIVVADK, encoded by the exons ATGGGTCTCATTGTGGCCGCAAATCCATTGGGTCAGATGATTTTTAGTCCGCTCTTCGGTTGGTGGAGTAATAGAATCGGCTCAATCCGTTTACCATTACTATGTTCGTTGGTGCTATTCACATTCGCTAGTGGGCTCTATTCATCGTTGGAAATGCGTCCAGATAATGTTAGATTCTGGATGTTGATCTCACGTTTTCTAATTGGTGTCAGTTCGGCAAATATTGCAGTTTGTCGTTCGTACTTATCGGCGGCGACGCGTTTGAGCGAACGCACGAAAGCCGTTTCGATGGTGTCACTGGCGCAGGTGTTGGGCTTTATTGTGGGACCTGGTCTGCAGACGGCTGTAACGCCATTGGGTAATGAGGGCTATACTTTTCTTTGGGGCTCCCTTGTATTTAACATGTACACCGCTTGTGGCTGGATAAATGTATTTATGAGCATTGGCAATTTCATCATGTTTCTGCCGGGACTATTTGAG GAACATAAGATCGCTGCACGCGAAATAATGATAAAACAGGGTAAAAGTTCGGAACGTGAAACATGGAAGGCCATCAAACCGGATTATGTGTCAGCGTGGACTTTAATAATGGCGTTCTTCGTGTTGGTCTTCAACTTTGTACTGCTCGAAAC ACTCGGCACATCTCTAACCATGGACCAGTTTGCGTGGAGCGATCATGAAGCGCTCTACTACATGGGCATACTGATGGCAGTTGGCGCTATTGTCGCGCTCGTCACATTCATTGCCATCAATCCGCTTTGTAAAATTTTTCCCGAACATTATGTACTTATATGGGGTGGCTTTTCGTTAATGGTACTTGGGCGTGTGCTGTATATACCTTGGGGCGATGGACCACCCGTTATTGCAGAAGTTTATAATGTCACAATACCGTTAACGGGCAATGCTACAATGGATCTCGAACCGAGTAATGCCGTATTTCTCGGCTGCCCCAAAACACAACCTTGGTGTGAGCTAACACCAGCGCTGACTCTAACACAATTCATCATCGGCTATGCATTCACTTCGATTGGTTATCCGATTGGTGTCACTTTGATACAAACGATCTTCTCAAAGGTTTTGGGTCCGCGACCGCAAGGTGTTTGGATGGGTCTTATGACTGGTGCGGGTTGTCTGTCACGCGTTTTGGGTCCTGTTTTCGTAGGTGTGATCTATACGCGTTATGGTACTTACTGGACGTTCGGCATAACATCGGTGATGATGTTCGTCGCGATGATTTGGCTGCTGGTAGAGAA AAAACGTCTGATACCACCGACTTTCGACAATAATATGGGTGCTGAGTTGCAAACAATGAGTACAAACAAAGTGCCGCTACAACTTGAGGAAACTGATTACAAAATAGTGCCACAAATTGATGACGAAGCGCCGGCGCTGGTGGAGAATGAGGATGAGCTGGATACGGCGCTCAATACAGCGTTGTGTTCGCGTAGAAATAGTATAACAATAGTTGTAGCGGACAAGTAA
- the LOC105209271 gene encoding major facilitator superfamily domain-containing protein 8 isoform X1 has translation MGNTCKKSQKIPDDVDDGLETLDEYRSRWRSVRVIYFTMFLMSLGFSIILTGIWPYLNKLDPKAGKEFMGLIVAANPLGQMIFSPLFGWWSNRIGSIRLPLLCSLVLFTFASGLYSSLEMRPDNVRFWMLISRFLIGVSSANIAVCRSYLSAATRLSERTKAVSMVSLAQVLGFIVGPGLQTAVTPLGNEGYTFLWGSLVFNMYTACGWINVFMSIGNFIMFLPGLFEEHKIAAREIMIKQGKSSERETWKAIKPDYVSAWTLIMAFFVLVFNFVLLETLGTSLTMDQFAWSDHEALYYMGILMAVGAIVALVTFIAINPLCKIFPEHYVLIWGGFSLMVLGRVLYIPWGDGPPVIAEVYNVTIPLTGNATMDLEPSNAVFLGCPKTQPWCELTPALTLTQFIIGYAFTSIGYPIGVTLIQTIFSKVLGPRPQGVWMGLMTGAGCLSRVLGPVFVGVIYTRYGTYWTFGITSVMMFVAMIWLLVEKKRLIPPTFDNNMGAELQTMSTNKVPLQLEETDYKIVPQIDDEAPALVENEDELDTALNTALCSRRNSITIVVADK, from the exons atgggcaatacttgcaagaaatcacaaaaaatacCCGACGATGTTGATGATGGCCTGGAAACATTGGACGAATATCGCAGCCGTTGGCGTTCGGTGCGCGTTATTTATTTCACAATGTTCCTGATGTCACTCGGTTTCAGTATTATACTTACTGGCATATGGCCGTACTTAAATAAG CTAGATCCAAAGGCGGGCAAGGAGTTTATGGGTCTCATTGTGGCCGCAAATCCATTGGGTCAGATGATTTTTAGTCCGCTCTTCGGTTGGTGGAGTAATAGAATCGGCTCAATCCGTTTACCATTACTATGTTCGTTGGTGCTATTCACATTCGCTAGTGGGCTCTATTCATCGTTGGAAATGCGTCCAGATAATGTTAGATTCTGGATGTTGATCTCACGTTTTCTAATTGGTGTCAGTTCGGCAAATATTGCAGTTTGTCGTTCGTACTTATCGGCGGCGACGCGTTTGAGCGAACGCACGAAAGCCGTTTCGATGGTGTCACTGGCGCAGGTGTTGGGCTTTATTGTGGGACCTGGTCTGCAGACGGCTGTAACGCCATTGGGTAATGAGGGCTATACTTTTCTTTGGGGCTCCCTTGTATTTAACATGTACACCGCTTGTGGCTGGATAAATGTATTTATGAGCATTGGCAATTTCATCATGTTTCTGCCGGGACTATTTGAG GAACATAAGATCGCTGCACGCGAAATAATGATAAAACAGGGTAAAAGTTCGGAACGTGAAACATGGAAGGCCATCAAACCGGATTATGTGTCAGCGTGGACTTTAATAATGGCGTTCTTCGTGTTGGTCTTCAACTTTGTACTGCTCGAAAC ACTCGGCACATCTCTAACCATGGACCAGTTTGCGTGGAGCGATCATGAAGCGCTCTACTACATGGGCATACTGATGGCAGTTGGCGCTATTGTCGCGCTCGTCACATTCATTGCCATCAATCCGCTTTGTAAAATTTTTCCCGAACATTATGTACTTATATGGGGTGGCTTTTCGTTAATGGTACTTGGGCGTGTGCTGTATATACCTTGGGGCGATGGACCACCCGTTATTGCAGAAGTTTATAATGTCACAATACCGTTAACGGGCAATGCTACAATGGATCTCGAACCGAGTAATGCCGTATTTCTCGGCTGCCCCAAAACACAACCTTGGTGTGAGCTAACACCAGCGCTGACTCTAACACAATTCATCATCGGCTATGCATTCACTTCGATTGGTTATCCGATTGGTGTCACTTTGATACAAACGATCTTCTCAAAGGTTTTGGGTCCGCGACCGCAAGGTGTTTGGATGGGTCTTATGACTGGTGCGGGTTGTCTGTCACGCGTTTTGGGTCCTGTTTTCGTAGGTGTGATCTATACGCGTTATGGTACTTACTGGACGTTCGGCATAACATCGGTGATGATGTTCGTCGCGATGATTTGGCTGCTGGTAGAGAA AAAACGTCTGATACCACCGACTTTCGACAATAATATGGGTGCTGAGTTGCAAACAATGAGTACAAACAAAGTGCCGCTACAACTTGAGGAAACTGATTACAAAATAGTGCCACAAATTGATGACGAAGCGCCGGCGCTGGTGGAGAATGAGGATGAGCTGGATACGGCGCTCAATACAGCGTTGTGTTCGCGTAGAAATAGTATAACAATAGTTGTAGCGGACAAGTAA